The Candidatus Atribacteria bacterium ADurb.Bin276 genome has a segment encoding these proteins:
- the codB_2 gene encoding Cytosine permease, whose amino-acid sequence MLFMGSVMALLAGTYDITQVMSALGAPVLGLIILILATWTTNTINAYSAGIALTNLFQLPDSKRALATAVAGILGTVLAVAGIMNYFLNFLTILTSTIPPVAGVMIADYWVKKKGDPSKWFRYPGANWVGILSWLIGALVGIYLKIGIAPINAIIVSFVVYLVLISVVKQPQPVPSKKKA is encoded by the coding sequence ATGCTTTTTATGGGTTCGGTGATGGCGCTCTTAGCTGGTACTTATGATATTACTCAGGTTATGTCAGCCTTAGGAGCTCCGGTTTTGGGTTTGATTATTCTTATTTTGGCAACCTGGACGACCAATACCATCAACGCTTACTCGGCTGGAATAGCTCTTACCAACTTATTTCAACTGCCTGATTCAAAACGGGCCTTGGCTACTGCTGTGGCAGGTATTTTAGGAACTGTGCTGGCTGTTGCTGGAATTATGAACTACTTTTTAAATTTTCTAACCATTTTAACATCTACCATACCACCAGTTGCTGGGGTTATGATTGCCGATTACTGGGTAAAAAAGAAAGGAGATCCTTCCAAGTGGTTTAGATATCCGGGAGCCAATTGGGTGGGGATACTATCCTGGCTTATTGGAGCACTGGTGGGTATTTATCTTAAGATTGGTATTGCTCCAATCAATGCCATAATTGTCTCCTTTGTTGTTTATCTGGTATTGATTTCAGTTGTTAAGCAACCTCAACCGGTTCCATCCAAAAAGAAAGCTTGA